From the genome of bacterium, one region includes:
- a CDS encoding Rrf2 family transcriptional regulator → MKLNRESEYGLAGMTYLAQQRPGTVATVKAVADAQTLPRMFLAKTFRKLTRHGVLRSHRGRQRGYALARTPQEINVREILEGIEGRDLFTRCVFWSHACAEDHPCLLHGTWKTVRPQVMELMAGIMLADLARDRNEPGAASRFALGGGRP, encoded by the coding sequence ATGAAGCTCAATCGTGAAAGCGAATACGGGTTAGCCGGTATGACGTACCTGGCGCAGCAGCGTCCCGGGACCGTGGCGACGGTCAAAGCCGTCGCCGACGCACAGACGCTGCCGCGGATGTTTCTCGCGAAGACGTTCCGCAAGTTGACCCGGCACGGCGTCCTGCGGTCGCACCGGGGACGGCAGCGGGGCTACGCGCTTGCCAGAACTCCTCAGGAGATCAACGTTCGCGAGATCCTGGAAGGCATCGAAGGGCGGGACCTGTTCACGCGCTGCGTCTTCTGGAGCCACGCGTGCGCCGAGGATCACCCCTGCCTATTGCATGGGACGTGGAAAACCGTACGACCGCAGGTGATGGAGCTGATGGCGGGGATCATGCTTGCCGACCTCGCCCGGGACCGGAATGAGCCCGGAGCGGCGTCGAGATTCGCCCTTGGAGGAGGGAGACCATGA
- a CDS encoding cupin domain-containing protein yields MRSYRTAVAFRPDRFNPVPIAQSERARVLLACLEPGQFIPVHQPAVDVTIAVLEGEGTLVVGDREASVGPGAIAFAPAGTARGLKAATRLVVLNVVTPPPTDADHAEVAAGLRRGRWR; encoded by the coding sequence ATGAGGTCGTACCGGACGGCCGTCGCGTTTCGACCCGATCGCTTCAATCCCGTTCCGATCGCGCAGAGCGAACGCGCGAGAGTGCTGTTGGCGTGCCTCGAACCCGGGCAGTTCATCCCCGTTCACCAACCGGCGGTCGACGTCACGATCGCGGTGTTGGAGGGCGAAGGAACGCTCGTCGTGGGCGACCGCGAGGCATCGGTCGGACCGGGAGCCATCGCGTTCGCACCGGCGGGAACAGCCCGAGGGCTTAAGGCCGCCACCCGGCTCGTCGTCCTCAACGTCGTCACCCCGCCGCCGACCGACGCCGATCACGCCGAGGTTGCCGCGGGGCTCCGACGCGGGCGCTGGCGCTGA
- a CDS encoding CopD family protein: protein MVWYILVVSLHILAACVWIGGMAFLAAAVLPVLRRPTYETVAASLIHAVAVQFRWIAWAALGLLVATGIANLHFRGYGWAEVRNGSVWQSGFGRVLGVKLVLVALILVISAWHDVVVGPRFTLAAREDPRSSRTRRLRRLAAWIGRLMLILSVAIVALGVMLVRGVPQ, encoded by the coding sequence ATGGTCTGGTACATCCTCGTCGTGTCGCTGCACATCCTCGCCGCGTGCGTGTGGATCGGCGGGATGGCTTTTCTCGCAGCCGCGGTCCTGCCCGTACTCCGCCGGCCCACGTACGAGACCGTGGCCGCGTCCCTCATCCACGCCGTCGCCGTTCAATTCCGCTGGATCGCATGGGCGGCGCTCGGCCTGCTGGTCGCCACGGGGATCGCGAACCTGCATTTTCGTGGATACGGCTGGGCGGAGGTACGAAACGGATCCGTGTGGCAGAGCGGGTTCGGCCGTGTCCTCGGCGTCAAACTCGTGCTCGTCGCGCTGATTCTGGTCATCAGCGCGTGGCACGACGTCGTGGTGGGCCCTCGGTTTACCCTCGCGGCGCGGGAGGACCCCCGCTCGTCCCGCACGCGGCGCCTTCGCCGCCTGGCAGCGTGGATCGGACGGCTGATGCTCATTCTCTCGGTTGCCATCGTGGCGCTCGGGGTCATGCTCGTCCGCGGCGTCCCACAGTAG
- a CDS encoding metal-sulfur cluster assembly factor translates to MVTSEHVQDALRGVVDPELGANIVDLGLVYDVQVIGRRVFVTMTLTTPLCPMNEMIPDAVRQAVGVLPDVAGVDVDLVWTPPWEPQMMSRELKERLGW, encoded by the coding sequence ATGGTGACATCGGAACACGTACAAGACGCGTTGCGTGGAGTGGTCGACCCGGAGCTCGGCGCGAACATCGTCGACCTGGGCCTGGTGTACGACGTGCAGGTGATCGGGCGCAGGGTGTTCGTGACGATGACGCTGACCACGCCGTTGTGCCCGATGAATGAGATGATTCCCGACGCCGTGCGACAGGCGGTCGGCGTTCTGCCCGACGTCGCCGGCGTCGATGTCGACCTGGTCTGGACTCCTCCCTGGGAGCCCCAGATGATGTCCCGCGAGCTCAAGGAGCGGCTCGGGTGGTGA
- a CDS encoding DUF2249 domain-containing protein — translation MTTTTARDALRRHHEELARTMAERVAALTESPPGADPAPLIRFLRTELLPHAAGEDRHLYPAVEPLLRAHGMATATMRLDHRAIEGYVRALEEAAGRLRSAGQAGRGEVTRDLTRLAWQLQALFEVHLEKEEQVYMALLAQYVPEAEQQRIIARMHEAPPERAPTNEDATLDVRSLPPARRHTIIFETFGTLGPGRAFILVNDHDPKPLYYQFQAEQPGAFTWTYLEQGPEVWRVRVGRT, via the coding sequence ATGACGACAACGACGGCACGAGACGCATTGCGGCGCCATCATGAGGAACTGGCCCGGACGATGGCGGAGCGGGTCGCCGCGCTGACCGAAAGCCCGCCGGGCGCCGATCCCGCGCCGCTCATTCGCTTTCTCCGCACCGAGCTGCTGCCCCACGCCGCTGGCGAGGACCGACACCTGTACCCCGCGGTCGAGCCGCTCCTCAGGGCGCACGGCATGGCCACCGCCACGATGCGGCTGGATCATCGGGCAATCGAGGGGTACGTCCGGGCTCTCGAGGAAGCGGCGGGACGCCTGAGGAGTGCCGGGCAGGCCGGGCGCGGCGAGGTCACCCGGGACCTGACGCGCCTGGCCTGGCAACTGCAGGCGTTGTTCGAGGTGCACTTGGAGAAGGAAGAACAGGTCTACATGGCGCTGCTTGCGCAGTATGTGCCGGAGGCCGAGCAGCAGCGGATTATCGCGCGGATGCACGAGGCTCCGCCCGAGCGCGCCCCCACGAACGAAGACGCCACCCTCGATGTTCGGTCGCTGCCGCCGGCCCGGCGTCACACCATCATCTTCGAGACGTTCGGTACGCTCGGTCCGGGACGCGCCTTCATCCTCGTCAACGATCACGATCCGAAGCCGCTCTACTACCAATTCCAGGCGGAGCAGCCGGGAGCGTTCACCTGGACGTATCTGGAGCAAGGGCCGGAGGTCTGGAGAGTGCGCGTCGGCCGGACGTAG